Proteins co-encoded in one Rhopalosiphum maidis isolate BTI-1 chromosome 2, ASM367621v3, whole genome shotgun sequence genomic window:
- the LOC113553800 gene encoding uncharacterized protein LOC113553800, translating into MIIWLFIFLLKGVIALPICTNQPNIKDYAVLSALLPLHSGDDCSETQIRGIQQLAALEYGLSKVNADLSQYGDLKISLQILDTCSNSNRAVKATMKGLVSADQTCIKSPLFLGYVGPDDLESFINVHKITFLLNKTHVLPYKIDLKEKPANVFFIGTDQTGIRAKAILTMLSNLGWENYISVVDDSIQTTNLLDILMDLSDGKICPVGKPIILPKSENGYTTVYKEIIESQVHASVDGILILVEKPEALKPLLKILSNNVNSQKSPFVIYIISVGLKLWDFPRSDSLKIIVMQEATEFIVKNDIKQYFNDSLLISYHEQTRTYKRSCNHNSMCLDSLEDELDSTVIPITYAVHLFANALKMSLDQKCKYNLDSPGICRNLQSMPPMEWASLLRTQSTIMNGPEGPKRVRFQMEIPHHVSIYMWNTVTRQFDLIATIMNGDRLNFMKNVFLPASIRSNRSDRTAFCQSHKIKQTKTATTSSVEDTTDAKEDDWSPIWQFLPSVEKNLNTKSTYQGIVVMLCIGFGFLIFMIVTMRILYNIFKFKQGNDESSNRRRNKSVKAQKPRRTSSITSRRLSRVSSIISTRSR; encoded by the exons atgatt atttggctgtttatatttttactgaagGGGGTGATTGCGTTACCAATATGTACCAATCAACCGAATATAAAAGACTATGCGGTACTAAGTGCACTTTTACCATTGCATTCTGGCGACGATTGTTCCGAAACACAAATTAGAGGTATACAACAGTTggctgctttggaatatggaCTCAGTAAAGTAAATGCAGATCTTAGTCAATATGGAGACTTAAAAATca gcTTACAGATTTTGGACACTTGTTCTAATTCGAATAGGGCTGTAAAAGCCACTATGAAAGGACTGGTTTCTGCCGATCAAACGTGTATTAAATCTCCATTATTTTTAG gatACGTAGGACCAGACGATTTAGAATCTTTTATCAacgtacataaaataacatttttattaaacaaaactcACGTTTTGCCATACAAAATTGACCTGAAAGAAAAACCTGCAAATGTTTTCTTTATTGGGACAGATCAGACTGGAATCAGagcaaaa GCCATCCTTACAATGTTAAGTAATTTAGGATgggaaaattatatatcagtAGTAGACGATTCCATTCAAActactaatttattagatatacttATGGATTTGTCAGATGGAAAAATCTGCCCAGTTGGAAAACCAATCATATTACCTAAATCGGAAAATGGGTATACTACAGTGTACaaagaaataattgaaa GTCAAGTTCATGCATCAGTTGACGGTATACTTATACTTGTTGAAAAACCAGAAGCTTTAAAGCCTCTGTTGAAGATTCTATCAAACAATGTTAATTCTCAAAAATCTCCATttgtcatatatataatttctgtTGGCTTAAAGCTATGGGATTTTCCAAGGTCTGattctttgaaaattatagttatgcaAGAAGCCAC ggAATTTATAGTGAAAAACGATATCAAACAGTATTTTAACGACTCTTTGTTAATTAGTTACCACGAGCAAACCAGAACATACAAAAGAAGTTGCAATCATAATTCAATGTGTTTA gaTTCGCTTGAAGATGAATTGGATTCAACTGTTATCCCAATAACATATGCAGTGCATTTATTCGCAAATGCATTGAAAATGTCATTAGatcaaaaatgtaagtataatttagATTCTCCAGGGATTTGCCGTAATCTTCAATCCATGCCACCAATGGAATGGGCATCATTACTGAGGACTCAATCAACAATAATGAATGGTCCAGAAGGACCAAAAAGAGTTAGATTTCAAATGGAAATACCACACCATGTCAGTATATATATGTGGAACACAGTTACAAGGCAGTTTGATTTG atcGCTACAATAATGAATGGTGATAGAttaaatttcatgaaaaatgtattcttgCCCGCCTCAATTCGTTCGAACAGATCTGACCGTACAGCTTTTTGTCAATCGCATAAGATCAAACAAACCAAAACTGCTACAACTTCATCGGTAGAAGATACAACTGATGCAAAAGAAGATGATTGGTCACCAATTTGGCAGTTTTTACCCAGCGTAGAAAAAAACCTTAACACCAAATCTACTTACCAAGGAATTGTTGTTATGTTGTGTATAGGTTTTGGTTtccttatatttatgatagtaACCATGCGCATactgtacaatattttcaagttcaaaCAAGGCAATGACGAATCATCTAATAGGAGAAGGAATAAGTCGGTGAAGGCACAGAAACCTAGAAGAACAAGTTCTATAACTAGCAGAAGATTAAGTAGAGTCAGTTCAATTATAAGTACACGATCACGTTAa